A stretch of Nonomuraea africana DNA encodes these proteins:
- a CDS encoding RNA-guided endonuclease InsQ/TnpB family protein — protein sequence MKLRYNYRLYPDAPQRESLARTFGCVRAMWNDALARRKAAWKAGRRRISGTELQKICITAAKRTPQREWLGQVSPVPLQQSLRGLDTAYQNFFESVSGKRKGPKMGLPVFKSRHDHRQSARFNTNAFKLRAGGCLYLAKIGEVEVRWSRELPAPPSSVTVIKDAGGRYFASFVIDVPDDSQTLPEIEAETGIDVGLTHYAVTSEGEKIANPKWLRRRERKLKKLQRALSRKQKGSANRTKARVEVARQHAKVADARRDFLHQTSTTIIRENQAVHVESLAVRGLARGMLAKSVNDAAWGAFLRLLQGKAARYGRAFITIDRGYPSSQLCPCCGWKIGKLALDVREWDCPCCGEHHDRDIAAALNILAEGIRLRSPNDVAAGLADTRNDCEGQVRPGTAIPTLAPPETSTAQAA from the coding sequence GTGAAGCTGCGCTACAACTACCGGCTGTATCCGGACGCGCCCCAGCGGGAGTCGCTGGCCCGGACCTTCGGGTGTGTCCGCGCGATGTGGAACGACGCGCTCGCACGGCGCAAAGCCGCCTGGAAGGCCGGCCGGAGGCGGATCAGCGGCACGGAGTTGCAGAAGATCTGCATCACGGCTGCGAAGCGGACCCCTCAGCGGGAGTGGCTGGGCCAGGTGTCCCCGGTGCCGTTGCAGCAGTCGCTGCGTGGCCTGGACACCGCGTACCAGAACTTCTTCGAGTCGGTGTCGGGGAAGCGGAAAGGCCCGAAGATGGGTCTGCCCGTGTTCAAATCCCGCCATGATCACCGCCAGTCGGCCCGGTTCAACACCAACGCCTTCAAGCTCCGCGCCGGCGGCTGTCTGTATCTTGCGAAGATCGGCGAGGTCGAGGTCCGGTGGTCGCGCGAGCTGCCCGCTCCACCGTCCAGCGTGACGGTCATCAAGGACGCCGGCGGCCGGTACTTCGCCTCGTTCGTCATCGACGTGCCAGACGACAGCCAGACTCTTCCCGAGATAGAGGCGGAGACGGGAATCGACGTGGGGCTGACCCACTACGCGGTGACGTCCGAGGGCGAGAAGATCGCGAATCCGAAGTGGTTGCGCCGCCGGGAGCGCAAGCTCAAGAAACTCCAGCGTGCCCTGTCGCGCAAGCAGAAGGGGAGCGCCAATCGCACCAAGGCTCGGGTCGAAGTCGCCCGTCAGCATGCCAAAGTCGCCGACGCCCGTCGAGACTTCCTCCACCAGACCAGCACCACGATCATCCGCGAGAACCAAGCGGTGCATGTGGAAAGTCTGGCCGTGCGGGGCCTGGCACGGGGCATGCTCGCCAAGAGCGTCAATGACGCCGCCTGGGGCGCGTTCCTGCGGCTCCTGCAAGGCAAAGCAGCCCGGTACGGGCGCGCGTTCATCACCATCGACCGCGGGTATCCCTCCTCCCAGCTGTGCCCGTGCTGCGGCTGGAAGATCGGGAAACTCGCCCTAGACGTCCGTGAATGGGACTGCCCCTGCTGCGGCGAGCACCACGACCGCGACATCGCCGCCGCGCTCAACATCCTCGCCGAAGGCATCCGCCTTCGGTCCCCGAACGACGTGGCCGCCGGGCTGGCGGACACCCGAAACGACTGTGAAGGGCAGGTAAGACCAGGAACGGCAATCCCGACCCTGGCACCGCCCGAAACCTCCACCGCGCAAGCGGCGTAG
- a CDS encoding PPOX class F420-dependent oxidoreductase, producing MSFTEEALAYLRSQPIARMATHSADGQPDVVPVAFEFDGTYFWVGGSGSTVVDTRKFRNVRAGNHKVALVIDDMVSFEPFVARGVRIYGHAEQPYERVGMVGPGIFIRITPVVSWSWNLAGEPIGDTWYESRRTVHRAPTG from the coding sequence ATGTCGTTCACCGAAGAAGCGCTCGCCTACCTGCGGTCGCAGCCGATCGCGCGGATGGCGACCCACTCCGCCGACGGGCAGCCCGACGTGGTGCCCGTCGCGTTCGAGTTCGACGGGACCTACTTCTGGGTCGGCGGCTCGGGCTCGACCGTCGTCGACACCCGCAAGTTCCGCAACGTCCGGGCGGGCAACCACAAGGTCGCCCTGGTCATCGACGACATGGTGTCCTTCGAGCCGTTCGTCGCGCGGGGCGTGCGGATCTACGGCCATGCCGAGCAGCCGTACGAACGGGTCGGCATGGTGGGCCCGGGGATCTTCATCCGCATCACCCCGGTCGTCTCCTGGAGCTGGAACCTGGCGGGCGAGCCGATCGGCGACACCTGGTACGAGTCGCGGCGAACCGTCCACCGGGCACCGACCGGCTGA
- a CDS encoding LLM class flavin-dependent oxidoreductase encodes MRIGIGLPAAVPGTDMTTLGQWAADGERAGFAAVGVIDRLVYDNVEPLTALAAAAARTSRVELVTTVLNVGWRNNAVLLAKQLASVELISGGRLTAGLGLGGWPDDFIASQVPQTGKTALWDATLATMTQAWTGKLSGQGGPMPELPEGRPALLFGGLVPAAFTRAATHGQGWVAPLFGLSMLQEGATAVRAAWERAGRPGRPRIVTGRYFGLGDRADAVADEYIRHYYGDAFFAMARADTLTTVEQLRGELTALREAGATDVVLHPTSPGLEQVGLLTEALHEAGFPPAHR; translated from the coding sequence ATGAGGATCGGAATCGGACTGCCGGCCGCGGTGCCCGGCACCGACATGACCACGCTGGGGCAGTGGGCGGCCGACGGCGAACGCGCCGGTTTCGCCGCCGTCGGCGTGATCGACCGGCTGGTCTACGACAACGTGGAACCGCTGACCGCTCTGGCCGCCGCCGCGGCCCGCACCTCGCGGGTCGAGCTGGTCACCACGGTGCTGAACGTCGGCTGGCGCAACAACGCGGTCCTGCTGGCCAAGCAGCTGGCCTCGGTCGAGCTGATCTCCGGTGGACGGCTCACCGCGGGCCTCGGACTGGGCGGATGGCCGGACGACTTCATCGCCAGCCAGGTGCCGCAGACGGGCAAGACGGCGCTCTGGGACGCGACGCTGGCGACGATGACGCAGGCGTGGACGGGCAAGCTGAGCGGTCAGGGCGGGCCGATGCCCGAGCTCCCCGAAGGACGGCCCGCGCTGCTGTTCGGCGGGCTGGTGCCCGCGGCCTTCACCCGTGCCGCCACGCACGGCCAGGGCTGGGTGGCTCCGCTGTTCGGGCTGTCCATGCTGCAGGAGGGGGCCACCGCCGTACGCGCGGCATGGGAGCGGGCGGGACGGCCGGGGCGGCCCAGGATCGTGACGGGACGCTACTTCGGCCTCGGCGACCGCGCGGACGCCGTCGCCGACGAGTACATCCGCCACTACTACGGGGACGCGTTCTTCGCCATGGCGCGCGCCGACACCCTGACCACGGTCGAGCAGCTGCGCGGCGAGCTGACGGCACTGCGGGAGGCCGGCGCCACGGACGTGGTGCTGCACCCGACCTCGCCCGGCCTCGAACAGGTCGGGCTGCTGACGGAGGCCCTCCACGAGGCCGGATTCCCACCCGCCCACAGGTAG
- a CDS encoding MarR family winged helix-turn-helix transcriptional regulator, producing MFHTAVAARMGLGMTEEKALDLLQRHGPLTAGELCEHTGLAPASVSGLIDRLEAKELVRRVRDARDRRRVIVEVNHDRLAGFGELFDDLVSGLTELYASYSDEQLELILDFLTRATAVQHAATIRLET from the coding sequence ATGTTCCACACGGCGGTCGCGGCCCGTATGGGGCTCGGGATGACGGAGGAGAAGGCGCTCGACCTGCTCCAGCGGCACGGGCCGCTGACCGCGGGGGAGCTGTGCGAGCACACGGGGCTCGCCCCCGCCTCGGTCAGCGGCCTGATCGACCGCCTGGAGGCCAAGGAGCTGGTCCGCCGCGTCCGCGACGCCCGTGACCGGCGGAGGGTCATCGTGGAGGTGAACCACGACAGGCTCGCCGGCTTCGGGGAGCTCTTCGACGACCTGGTGTCGGGGCTGACCGAGCTGTACGCGAGTTACAGTGACGAGCAGCTGGAGCTGATCCTCGACTTCCTCACCCGCGCCACGGCCGTCCAGCACGCCGCCACCATCCGCCTCGAGACCTGA
- a CDS encoding FAD-dependent monooxygenase, with protein MKALIIGCGIGGPTTAMALQRVGIDAEIFEAYDVPADNVGSFLNVASNGLDALRTLDAHREVLKAGIPTPRMVMWSGTGKRLGEVANGLALDDGTVSHTIQRADLYRIVRDEAVRRGIPISYGRRLVSYEENEKSVTARFEDGTEASGDILIAADGVHSRTRSLLDPAAPAPRYSGLYNFGGIVKDTGRTGEPGVYNMIFGRKAFFGYTVSDSGETWWFANLPRELGDVPPDWKATLVEAFAGDDNVSAELVGRGSVELALPIHDLPAVPTWHRGRVLLTGDAAHATSPSSGQGASMAIEDAIVLAACLRDEHGHAAAFESYERRRRARVERVVAWSKKISDSKAAGPVARVFRDLMLPVFLRRSAGDDSLAWMYRHHVEL; from the coding sequence ATGAAGGCTCTGATCATCGGGTGCGGCATCGGCGGTCCGACGACCGCGATGGCGCTCCAGCGGGTGGGCATCGACGCGGAGATCTTCGAGGCCTACGACGTGCCCGCCGACAACGTCGGCTCGTTCCTGAACGTCGCCTCCAACGGCCTGGACGCCCTGCGTACCTTGGACGCCCACCGGGAGGTCCTGAAGGCGGGCATCCCCACCCCGCGCATGGTCATGTGGAGCGGCACGGGCAAGCGGCTCGGCGAGGTCGCCAACGGCCTGGCCCTCGACGACGGGACCGTCAGCCACACCATCCAGCGCGCCGACCTCTACCGCATCGTGCGCGACGAGGCCGTCCGGCGCGGGATACCGATCTCGTACGGCAGGCGCCTGGTCTCGTACGAGGAGAATGAGAAGAGCGTCACCGCCCGCTTCGAGGACGGCACCGAGGCCAGCGGCGACATCCTGATCGCGGCCGACGGCGTGCACTCCCGCACCCGCTCGCTCCTCGACCCCGCCGCGCCCGCTCCCCGCTACAGCGGCCTGTACAACTTCGGCGGCATCGTCAAGGACACCGGCCGCACCGGCGAGCCCGGCGTCTACAACATGATCTTCGGCAGGAAGGCGTTCTTCGGCTACACGGTGTCCGACTCGGGCGAGACCTGGTGGTTCGCCAACCTGCCGCGCGAGCTCGGCGACGTGCCACCCGACTGGAAGGCGACACTGGTGGAGGCGTTCGCGGGCGACGACAACGTATCGGCCGAGCTCGTCGGCCGCGGCTCCGTCGAGCTGGCGCTGCCGATCCACGACCTGCCCGCGGTGCCGACCTGGCACCGCGGCAGGGTGCTGCTCACGGGCGACGCCGCGCACGCCACCTCGCCCAGCTCGGGCCAGGGCGCCTCGATGGCGATCGAGGACGCGATCGTGCTGGCCGCGTGCCTGCGCGACGAGCACGGACACGCGGCGGCCTTCGAGAGCTACGAGCGCCGGCGGCGGGCCAGGGTCGAACGGGTGGTGGCCTGGTCGAAGAAGATCAGCGACAGCAAGGCGGCAGGACCCGTCGCCAGGGTCTTCAGGGATCTGATGCTCCCGGTATTCCTCAGGAGGTCGGCGGGCGACGACTCGCTCGCATGGATGTACCGTCACCACGTCGAGCTGTGA
- a CDS encoding helix-turn-helix domain-containing protein, whose translation MDGTASVEGIVGRRPTIDRAELARLVEAGMSVQALAAHFGVSESGVLQAKRAAGLAKPQMDHSGALPWTLSRAHAQSGPATNLRNLSAAAQGGRVAPERLNTALRWARRLVEQGLDVAYDPEAGFTEVPASPSGSHVAKVLESATKAVEAG comes from the coding sequence ATGGACGGCACAGCGAGCGTGGAGGGCATCGTGGGGCGAAGGCCGACGATCGACAGGGCCGAGCTCGCCCGGCTGGTCGAGGCGGGGATGAGCGTGCAGGCACTGGCCGCGCACTTCGGCGTGAGCGAGTCGGGCGTCCTGCAGGCGAAGCGGGCCGCGGGCCTGGCCAAGCCGCAGATGGACCACAGCGGGGCGCTGCCCTGGACGCTCAGCCGCGCGCACGCGCAGTCCGGCCCGGCCACCAACCTGCGCAACCTCTCGGCCGCCGCGCAGGGCGGGCGGGTGGCGCCCGAGCGGCTCAACACCGCGCTGCGGTGGGCGCGCAGGCTGGTCGAGCAGGGTCTCGACGTGGCCTACGACCCCGAGGCCGGCTTCACCGAGGTCCCTGCCTCCCCATCGGGCTCACACGTCGCCAAGGTGCTGGAGAGTGCCACGAAGGCCGTCGAAGCAGGCTGA
- a CDS encoding ATP-binding protein produces MNEDAGPPVEELAFRLPDLPEVRHFAAVHARDAGLSEECVGDLLIAVNEVATNAVTHGTSGKARLRVWNERGDVVVEIHDDGRWNVVGRPGSAAPTPYATHGMGLWVARKLTNGITFRTGHEGSTVTMRFAGRGAR; encoded by the coding sequence GTGAACGAGGACGCAGGGCCTCCAGTCGAGGAACTGGCCTTCCGCCTCCCCGACCTTCCAGAGGTCCGTCACTTCGCCGCGGTCCACGCGCGTGACGCGGGCCTGTCCGAGGAGTGCGTCGGCGATCTCCTGATCGCCGTCAACGAGGTGGCCACCAACGCGGTCACCCACGGGACCTCGGGCAAGGCCCGGCTGCGCGTGTGGAACGAACGGGGCGACGTCGTCGTGGAGATCCACGACGACGGGCGCTGGAACGTGGTGGGGCGGCCCGGCAGCGCCGCCCCCACCCCGTACGCCACCCACGGCATGGGGCTGTGGGTGGCCCGCAAGCTGACCAACGGCATCACCTTCCGCACCGGACACGAGGGCAGCACCGTAACGATGCGGTTCGCGGGTAGAGGGGCGCGATGA
- a CDS encoding SigB/SigF/SigG family RNA polymerase sigma factor: MAVQELALEEMTAEELLAEMVREETPDSVKERLRERVVEMHRPLATEIARRYRYRGEPMEDLLQAAYVGLMKAINGFDAGLGHAFRGYAVVTMTGEVKRHFRDRTWAIRVPRLYQERRSELNRLVSDLSQDLGRSPTVAELAAKMNISEEDVLLTLDASAAYSTLSLDAPLGADDDAASLGDVIPEDDDTLNNMLDQQAVKPLIDALPTREKNILLLRFFGNMTQAEIAAEFGISQMHVSRILRKVLDQLRAELISER, from the coding sequence ATGGCTGTTCAGGAACTCGCCCTCGAAGAGATGACCGCCGAAGAGCTCTTGGCCGAGATGGTCAGGGAAGAGACCCCTGACTCCGTCAAGGAACGGCTCCGCGAGCGCGTGGTCGAGATGCACAGACCGCTGGCCACCGAGATCGCCAGGCGTTACCGCTACCGCGGCGAGCCGATGGAGGACCTGCTGCAGGCCGCCTACGTCGGGCTGATGAAGGCCATCAACGGCTTCGACGCCGGCCTCGGGCACGCCTTCAGGGGCTACGCCGTCGTCACCATGACCGGTGAGGTCAAGCGGCACTTCAGGGACCGTACCTGGGCGATCAGGGTGCCGAGGCTCTACCAGGAGCGTCGCTCGGAGCTCAACAGGCTGGTCTCCGACCTCAGCCAGGACCTCGGCCGCTCGCCGACCGTGGCCGAGCTGGCGGCGAAGATGAACATCTCGGAGGAGGACGTGCTGCTCACGCTCGACGCGTCGGCCGCCTACAGCACGCTCTCCCTTGACGCGCCGCTCGGCGCCGACGACGACGCCGCCTCTCTCGGAGACGTGATCCCCGAGGACGACGACACGCTCAACAACATGCTCGACCAGCAGGCCGTCAAGCCCCTCATCGACGCCCTGCCCACGCGGGAGAAGAACATCCTGCTGCTGCGTTTCTTCGGCAACATGACGCAGGCCGAGATCGCCGCGGAGTTCGGAATCTCGCAGATGCACGTCTCCCGCATCCTCCGCAAGGTCCTCGACCAGCTCAGGGCCGAACTGATCTCAGAACGCTAG
- a CDS encoding STAS domain-containing protein, with amino-acid sequence MTVSENGEWPVAALNLTSSAAGGLAVVEVDGILDATTREQFADFLSEVVASSGPDLVLDLSGVTFMDSRALGLIVHHWQTSTSAGARFALVGVRYSPSKVMWITGLAQRLPLYETLDEALTALG; translated from the coding sequence GTGACGGTGTCGGAGAACGGTGAGTGGCCGGTGGCCGCCCTGAACCTGACGTCGTCGGCCGCGGGCGGCCTCGCGGTGGTCGAGGTGGACGGCATCCTCGACGCCACGACCAGGGAGCAGTTCGCCGACTTCCTCTCGGAGGTCGTGGCCTCGAGCGGACCCGACCTGGTCCTCGACCTGTCGGGCGTGACGTTCATGGACTCCAGGGCGCTGGGCCTGATCGTGCACCACTGGCAGACGAGCACGTCGGCGGGCGCGCGGTTCGCGCTCGTGGGAGTGCGCTACTCCCCCTCCAAGGTGATGTGGATCACCGGGCTCGCGCAGCGGCTGCCGCTCTACGAGACTCTCGACGAGGCGCTGACCGCGCTGGGCTGA
- a CDS encoding GAF and ANTAR domain-containing protein, translating into MARMITSVLARDLATLGRVGEDTSSESVLRGLTTTLARGVPGCSGGSAELWRDDRVLVSGSHSELIMLVEGEREIGEGPSIEARSTRQRVVISDVLRDPRWARYSGLATRWGVRSVLLLPIEIDPVLLVVGLYGVRPGAFTAQAAAPLAEMLSEQVGVAMANMWDFDEVRTDAAQMQEALAGRSIIDQAKGIIMKSSGCSSEAAFEELRRVSQHHQVKVTDLARLLVEEHQRKKR; encoded by the coding sequence ATGGCGAGAATGATCACCTCTGTGCTGGCACGCGATCTGGCGACGCTGGGGCGGGTCGGTGAGGACACCTCGAGTGAAAGCGTACTTCGGGGGCTCACCACGACCCTGGCCAGGGGCGTGCCCGGCTGTTCGGGGGGATCTGCCGAACTCTGGCGCGACGACAGGGTGCTGGTGTCCGGCTCGCACAGCGAGCTGATCATGCTGGTCGAGGGCGAGCGCGAGATCGGGGAGGGCCCGTCGATCGAGGCGCGCAGCACGCGGCAGCGCGTCGTGATCAGCGACGTGCTCCGCGACCCCCGCTGGGCCCGCTACTCCGGGCTGGCCACCAGGTGGGGCGTGCGTTCGGTGCTGCTGCTGCCGATCGAGATCGACCCCGTGCTGCTCGTGGTCGGCCTGTACGGCGTGCGTCCCGGGGCGTTCACCGCCCAGGCCGCGGCCCCGCTGGCCGAGATGCTCAGCGAGCAGGTCGGGGTGGCCATGGCCAACATGTGGGACTTCGACGAGGTCCGCACCGACGCCGCCCAGATGCAGGAGGCGCTCGCCGGACGGTCGATCATCGACCAGGCCAAGGGCATCATCATGAAGTCGAGCGGGTGCAGCTCGGAGGCGGCCTTCGAGGAGTTGCGCCGCGTCTCGCAGCACCACCAGGTCAAGGTCACCGATCTCGCCCGCCTGCTCGTCGAGGAGCACCAGCGCAAGAAGCGCTGA
- a CDS encoding SpoIIE family protein phosphatase: MTEPIGLTALEHALEELAGRVSSLRAARTAYPGELAQTLDAALAELDTATDLLAAAKAELSRGQRRQGGRQGGSQRELKLLRQVFRMFPVPVIVLDGGGVIRRINSETSRLLGSPDGFLVGRPFPLLVDVPRRAAFRSHLTSVLQTGQSAVFETRLTHQGRTHVAQLSLTRLTMPGEPQQMVAAVVLPTQVQLPEPGAGRPELSDAALLIMAARRQELLSRTAALLLDEESLLRPVALPRMARLLAGEWADWVIGDVVRDGLPRRSVVVGPKDQPVGELVRLVERADPALSPVVAQVLDQGSGVVHEMVEDESLLGSSFEGPLLTAMGAGSLVCVPIGAEGSVRGVLTLVRSHDRPPYTLADLGLLQEIGAHLGLALTAQDRFHDRSQAAEALTASVVPRTLPNIPGFEAAAIYHQGASVGAEFYDVFPVKDGWGFSLGGAVGSGEEAASVSAMVRGGLRVLSVWEDDPDEAMRKVNEALVTQRSGMFVMAVAGYVKGRRIRLSSAGHHPAALVQQDGSVRFASGGGVPLGIADRAETAVEEIELAPGQTLVFYSEGLISSRGEHGEPYGEERLADVLARSVEQTPATVVKTIEEDRHGFAGGRIWDEIVVLALKVA, from the coding sequence GTGACCGAACCCATCGGCCTGACCGCGCTGGAACACGCCCTGGAAGAACTCGCCGGGCGCGTGTCATCGCTCCGCGCCGCCAGAACCGCCTACCCAGGTGAGCTGGCGCAGACACTCGACGCGGCCCTGGCCGAGCTCGACACCGCCACCGACCTGCTCGCCGCGGCCAAGGCCGAGCTGAGCAGGGGCCAGCGCCGCCAGGGCGGCAGGCAGGGCGGCTCGCAGCGCGAGCTGAAGCTGCTGCGCCAGGTGTTCAGGATGTTCCCCGTCCCGGTGATCGTGCTGGACGGCGGCGGCGTCATTCGGCGGATCAACAGCGAGACCTCCAGGCTGTTGGGAAGCCCCGACGGCTTCCTGGTCGGGCGGCCGTTCCCGCTGCTGGTCGACGTGCCGAGGCGGGCGGCCTTCCGCTCGCACCTGACCTCGGTGCTGCAGACGGGGCAGAGCGCCGTCTTCGAGACCAGGCTGACCCACCAGGGCCGCACGCACGTGGCGCAGCTCTCCCTGACCAGGCTGACGATGCCCGGCGAGCCCCAGCAGATGGTGGCCGCCGTGGTGCTGCCGACGCAGGTGCAGCTGCCCGAGCCGGGCGCCGGCCGTCCCGAGCTGTCGGACGCGGCGCTGCTGATCATGGCGGCCCGGCGGCAGGAGCTGTTGTCGCGGACGGCCGCGCTGCTGCTGGACGAGGAGAGCCTGCTCAGGCCCGTGGCGTTGCCGAGAATGGCCAGGCTGCTGGCGGGTGAGTGGGCCGACTGGGTGATCGGCGACGTGGTGCGCGACGGGCTGCCGCGCAGGTCGGTCGTGGTGGGGCCGAAGGACCAGCCGGTCGGCGAGCTGGTCAGGCTGGTGGAGCGGGCCGATCCCGCGTTGAGCCCCGTCGTCGCGCAGGTGCTCGACCAGGGCTCCGGGGTCGTGCACGAGATGGTGGAGGACGAGTCGCTGCTCGGCTCCTCCTTCGAGGGGCCGCTGCTGACCGCGATGGGCGCCGGGTCGCTCGTGTGCGTGCCCATCGGGGCCGAGGGGTCGGTGAGGGGGGTGCTGACGCTGGTGCGCTCGCACGACCGCCCGCCGTACACGCTGGCCGATCTGGGGCTGCTGCAGGAGATCGGCGCGCACCTCGGGCTGGCGCTGACGGCCCAGGACCGCTTCCACGACCGCTCGCAGGCCGCCGAGGCGCTGACGGCCAGCGTGGTGCCGCGCACCCTGCCCAACATCCCCGGCTTCGAGGCCGCGGCGATCTACCACCAGGGCGCGTCGGTGGGCGCGGAGTTCTACGACGTCTTCCCGGTGAAGGACGGGTGGGGCTTCTCCCTCGGCGGGGCCGTCGGCTCGGGCGAGGAGGCGGCGTCGGTGAGCGCCATGGTGCGCGGCGGGCTGCGCGTGCTGAGCGTCTGGGAGGACGATCCCGACGAGGCGATGCGCAAGGTCAACGAGGCGCTGGTCACGCAGCGTTCGGGGATGTTCGTCATGGCCGTCGCAGGGTACGTGAAAGGCAGGCGCATCCGCCTGAGCTCGGCAGGCCACCACCCGGCCGCGCTCGTGCAACAGGACGGAAGCGTGCGCTTCGCCTCCGGAGGCGGGGTGCCGCTGGGCATCGCGGACCGGGCGGAGACCGCGGTGGAGGAGATCGAGCTGGCCCCCGGCCAGACACTGGTCTTCTACTCGGAGGGGCTCATCTCCTCGCGGGGCGAGCACGGCGAGCCCTACGGGGAGGAACGGCTGGCCGACGTGCTGGCCCGCAGCGTCGAGCAGACGCCCGCAACGGTCGTCAAGACCATCGAGGAGGACAGGCACGGCTTCGCAGGAGGACGGATCTGGGATGAGATCGTGGTGCTCGCACTGAAGGTGGCCTGA
- a CDS encoding glycosyltransferase yields MHIAIVASDKRRTHILAVARELGREHRVTIYSRRDDADLKARTKLSQGVTVETIDAGPPEDLTADQVAPFLPDVGAYLMGRWRQETPDVIHAHSWTGGLAAVAGAKGLGVPVIQTFHHSSGTVLSAQTLKLEQVLGRRADAVVAGCGDEESELIRMGVPRNHIAVVPYGVDVERFRRQGAVAARGTRRRLLHVGPLSPDRGAPTVVRALAAVPDTELVVAGGPPADGLSDDRDARRLLTLAEQAGVADRVTVLGQVPKASVAKLMRSADLVMSLPREAPAGTVALEAMACGVPIIASAVGAHLDSVVDGVTGLLVPPDRPAQTARLVRELLADPTRRTALGYAGADRARSRYSWARVSQELLRVYESL; encoded by the coding sequence ATGCATATCGCCATTGTCGCTTCTGACAAGCGCCGCACTCATATCCTCGCCGTCGCCCGCGAGCTGGGCCGCGAGCATCGAGTCACGATCTACAGCCGACGCGACGACGCCGACCTGAAGGCCAGGACCAAGCTGAGCCAGGGCGTCACCGTCGAGACGATAGACGCGGGTCCCCCCGAGGATCTGACCGCCGACCAGGTCGCGCCCTTCCTGCCCGACGTGGGCGCCTACCTGATGGGACGCTGGCGGCAGGAAACCCCCGACGTCATCCACGCCCACTCGTGGACCGGCGGCCTCGCGGCCGTGGCCGGCGCCAAGGGGCTCGGCGTGCCGGTCATCCAGACCTTCCACCACAGCTCCGGGACCGTCCTTTCCGCCCAGACCCTCAAGCTCGAGCAGGTGCTCGGCCGCAGGGCGGACGCCGTCGTCGCGGGGTGCGGCGACGAGGAGTCCGAACTGATCAGGATGGGCGTGCCGCGCAACCACATCGCGGTCGTGCCGTACGGGGTGGACGTCGAGCGCTTCCGCCGCCAGGGAGCGGTGGCCGCGCGGGGCACCCGCAGGCGGCTGCTGCACGTCGGCCCCCTCTCCCCCGACAGGGGCGCGCCCACGGTGGTCCGCGCGCTGGCGGCCGTTCCCGACACCGAGCTGGTCGTGGCCGGCGGGCCGCCCGCCGACGGGCTGTCCGACGACCGCGACGCCCGGCGGCTGCTGACACTCGCCGAGCAGGCCGGGGTCGCCGACCGGGTCACCGTGCTCGGCCAGGTGCCGAAGGCGTCCGTCGCCAAGCTCATGCGCAGCGCCGACCTGGTGATGTCGCTGCCGCGCGAGGCCCCCGCCGGGACGGTCGCACTGGAGGCCATGGCCTGCGGCGTGCCGATCATCGCCTCGGCCGTCGGCGCGCACCTCGACTCGGTCGTGGACGGCGTGACCGGGCTGCTGGTTCCGCCGGACCGGCCCGCCCAGACCGCCAGGCTCGTCCGCGAACTGCTCGCCGACCCGACCAGGCGGACCGCGCTGGGGTACGCGGGTGCCGACCGGGCCAGATCGCGCTACTCGTGGGCGCGCGTCAGCCAGGAGCTGCTCCGGGTCTACGAATCCCTATAA
- a CDS encoding FMN-binding negative transcriptional regulator, which yields MLIHPWDAGSLDESLAFVRDHQFGTLIAAGRGRDVPVVVPTQFLLADDSTVLLHLARPNPVWKAIEENPRVVLSVTGPWSYIKGEWRAEPGTDPTLGVPTTYYSAVQLICTAEIVTDEEGKLDVLRRQLADLEPTLGDPARMPRLLSGIRGLRLTVDEVRGKFKYDGHKDEEHRERVQTAVTKARSVLS from the coding sequence ATGCTTATTCATCCCTGGGATGCCGGTTCGCTCGACGAATCCCTCGCCTTCGTCCGTGACCACCAGTTCGGCACCCTGATCGCGGCAGGCCGCGGCAGGGACGTGCCGGTGGTCGTTCCCACCCAGTTCCTCCTCGCCGACGACAGCACGGTACTTCTGCACCTGGCCAGGCCCAACCCGGTCTGGAAGGCGATCGAAGAGAACCCGAGAGTCGTGCTGTCGGTGACGGGACCATGGAGCTACATCAAGGGTGAGTGGCGCGCCGAGCCCGGCACGGACCCGACGCTGGGGGTGCCGACGACGTACTACTCCGCCGTGCAGCTGATCTGCACGGCGGAGATCGTCACCGACGAGGAGGGCAAGCTGGACGTGCTCAGGCGCCAGCTCGCCGACCTCGAGCCCACGCTGGGCGACCCCGCGCGGATGCCCAGGCTGCTGTCGGGCATCAGGGGCCTGCGGCTGACCGTCGACGAGGTGCGCGGGAAGTTCAAGTACGACGGGCACAAGGATGAAGAACACCGCGAGAGGGTCCAAACCGCCGTTACCAAGGCGAGATCTGTGCTTTCCTGA